A section of the Jannaschia sp. S6380 genome encodes:
- a CDS encoding carbohydrate ABC transporter permease — translation MSLLRRGDVAAALLGALWLVTLSVTVAVGMSFATGGAFRPAIGAALLWGGAAGVLALRMGRAGVRAGGILVAAACLLGLLPPMTQAAGTAAQAVGAAILGGALALALRATLAGLVPGANDRHAFEAAVIRFLTGFGYIFFTAIVAIPFWVMLMTSFKSRAEQVANPLDFGIDLSRGRDLFRSYEELFTQFDFGLYMMNSAFISVVTVLVTLSFAIPGAYAVARLRFRGQAAFSRAILLIYMVPLIVLALPIYIAFSLTGLRNSIFGILLIYPVTTIPVALYMLQGYFRGLPAEVEEAGLMDGLSRLQVIWKITLPLSLPALASVGLYVFMIAWNEFLLAFMLLDDPSKFTLTRGIAALNSSEIPRQHLMAGSVIATVPIMALFLGLERFMTKGLTAGSVKG, via the coding sequence GTGAGCCTGCTTCGCCGGGGCGACGTGGCCGCCGCATTGCTCGGCGCGCTCTGGCTCGTCACCCTGTCGGTGACGGTCGCCGTGGGCATGAGTTTCGCCACCGGCGGCGCGTTCCGGCCCGCGATCGGTGCCGCGCTTCTCTGGGGCGGGGCGGCGGGTGTGCTGGCGCTGCGGATGGGGCGGGCGGGCGTCCGGGCCGGCGGAATCCTGGTGGCGGCGGCCTGCCTTCTGGGCCTGCTGCCCCCGATGACGCAGGCAGCCGGGACGGCGGCCCAGGCGGTGGGCGCGGCGATCCTCGGGGGCGCGCTGGCCCTGGCGCTGCGCGCGACGCTCGCCGGCCTCGTGCCCGGCGCCAACGACCGCCACGCCTTCGAGGCGGCCGTGATCCGCTTCCTGACGGGCTTCGGCTACATCTTCTTCACCGCCATCGTCGCCATTCCCTTCTGGGTGATGCTGATGACCTCCTTCAAGTCGCGGGCCGAGCAGGTGGCCAACCCCCTCGATTTCGGGATCGACCTGTCACGGGGACGCGACCTGTTCCGTTCCTACGAGGAGCTGTTCACGCAGTTCGACTTCGGCCTCTACATGATGAACAGCGCCTTCATCTCGGTCGTCACCGTCCTCGTGACGCTGTCCTTCGCGATCCCGGGCGCCTACGCGGTGGCGCGGCTCCGCTTTCGCGGCCAGGCGGCGTTCAGCCGGGCGATCCTTCTGATCTACATGGTGCCGCTGATTGTGCTGGCCCTGCCGATCTATATCGCGTTCAGTCTGACGGGCCTGCGCAACAGCATCTTCGGCATCCTGCTGATCTATCCGGTCACCACCATTCCCGTCGCGCTCTACATGCTGCAGGGCTATTTCCGCGGCCTGCCCGCCGAGGTGGAGGAAGCCGGGCTGATGGATGGCCTGTCGCGCCTCCAGGTCATCTGGAAGATCACGCTGCCGCTCTCGCTTCCGGCACTCGCCTCGGTCGGGCTCTACGTCTTCATGATCGCCTGGAACGAGTTTCTGCTGGCCTTCATGCTGCTCGACGATCCGTCGAAATTCACGCTGACCCGAGGGATCGCGGCGCTCAACTCCTCCGAGATCCCGCGCCAGCACCTGATGGCCGGATCCGTCATCGCCACGGTGCCGATCATGGCCCTGTTCCTGGGGTTGGAGCGGTTCATGACCAAAGGCCTGACGGCGGGTTCGGTGAAAGGATGA
- a CDS encoding sugar ABC transporter permease — protein sequence MPVAGPPRGRGPLARGEARLAWGLLMPTVLIVSAVVILPLLAIFWISVKPVQLSDLRPPALVLREDLRRVEAPGDAGTWRFRLRNSSPDRPLRGVSFADAVPPGLTPGSLPEPCAMADNRLTCTFGEVPGGWRERIEVPVTAGPGFDPALRVQDTAPATTAEATSVLTDATFTLQNFARVFDGAEFWDVLYATLFYTVVGTIGAIVMGLFAALLLDKSFRGQGILRGLYLFPYVAPVIAVAFAWIILFDPFSGSANALLIRMGMTEDAINFFGERPLALIMVTVFEIWRYFPLSFLFILARIQSIPADMYEAADMDGASPFQQFAWLSLPQLLGILSVLFLLRFIWTFNKFDDIFLLTGGNAGTRTLTVNVYEQAFAISNIGAGAAVAVVIFGCLLLFSALFFRFISREEGL from the coding sequence GTGCCGGTCGCGGGTCCGCCCCGCGGACGCGGCCCGCTCGCCCGCGGCGAGGCCCGGCTGGCCTGGGGTCTGCTGATGCCGACGGTGCTGATCGTCTCGGCGGTCGTGATCCTGCCGCTGCTGGCGATCTTCTGGATCAGCGTGAAACCGGTGCAGCTTTCGGACCTGCGCCCGCCCGCGCTCGTCCTGCGCGAGGACCTGCGCCGCGTGGAGGCCCCGGGTGACGCCGGGACCTGGCGCTTCCGCCTCAGGAACTCCTCGCCCGACCGGCCGCTGCGGGGGGTCTCGTTCGCCGATGCCGTCCCGCCTGGCCTGACGCCGGGCTCGCTTCCCGAACCCTGTGCCATGGCCGACAACCGGTTGACCTGCACCTTCGGCGAGGTGCCCGGCGGATGGCGCGAACGGATCGAGGTTCCGGTGACCGCCGGCCCCGGTTTCGACCCGGCGCTGCGGGTGCAGGACACTGCCCCCGCGACCACGGCCGAGGCCACCTCGGTGCTGACCGACGCGACCTTCACGCTGCAGAACTTCGCCCGCGTCTTCGACGGCGCGGAATTCTGGGACGTGCTCTACGCCACGCTCTTCTACACCGTCGTGGGCACGATCGGCGCGATCGTCATGGGCCTCTTCGCCGCGCTCCTGCTCGACAAGTCGTTCCGGGGGCAGGGCATCCTGCGCGGGCTCTACCTGTTTCCCTACGTGGCCCCCGTCATCGCCGTGGCCTTCGCCTGGATCATCCTCTTCGATCCCTTCTCGGGCAGCGCCAACGCGCTCCTGATCCGGATGGGCATGACCGAGGACGCGATCAACTTCTTCGGCGAACGTCCCCTGGCCCTCATCATGGTCACCGTGTTCGAGATCTGGCGCTACTTCCCGCTGTCGTTCCTCTTCATCCTGGCCCGGATCCAGTCGATCCCGGCCGACATGTACGAGGCGGCCGACATGGACGGCGCGTCGCCCTTCCAGCAGTTCGCCTGGCTGTCGCTGCCACAGCTTCTCGGCATCCTGTCCGTCCTGTTCCTTCTGCGCTTCATCTGGACGTTCAACAAGTTCGACGACATCTTCCTGCTGACCGGCGGCAATGCCGGCACGCGCACGCTTACCGTCAACGTCTACGAACAGGCCTTCGCCATCTCGAACATCGGCGCGGGCGCCGCGGTGGCGGTCGTGATCTTCGGCTGCCTTCTGCTGTTCTCGGCGTTGTTCTTCCGCTTCATCAGCCGGGAGGAAGGATTGTGA
- a CDS encoding ABC transporter substrate-binding protein: MRSILFAGTALALCTGAALADAHGETLRFWTTEEQPERLALQEEMAAAFAEATGHTVEVIPVTESDLGTRATAAFAAGDLPDVIYHPLQYALPWAEAGILDTDAATDAVENLGAETFSQGALSLAAVDGGYASVPVDGWTQMIVYRKDLFEEAGLKAPDSYADVLAAIETLHNPPEMYGFVAATKVDENFMSQVLEHVFLANGVSVVDDDGVAELEVAPTLEVLDFYKAIADASPEGELYWDQSRTLYFSGNAAMIIWSPFILDELAGLRDSTPPTITDDPTSSELASRTGIVTNFAGPSNPDGAAWGDIRYFGITADAATEAAMEFVEYSMSEGYEATLSIAPEGKFPVRRGTAEDPTAFTDLWATLDVGVDRRAPLGELYDPAVIEDIVAGLDVAQRWGVEEGQLATASRIINSQAINRVVRQYIDGEIEGEAAVAALNDAIAAVE; encoded by the coding sequence ATGAGATCCATTCTTTTCGCCGGTACCGCGCTGGCCCTCTGCACGGGGGCGGCGCTGGCCGATGCCCATGGCGAGACGCTGCGCTTCTGGACCACCGAGGAGCAGCCCGAACGCCTGGCCCTGCAGGAGGAGATGGCCGCCGCCTTCGCCGAGGCCACGGGTCACACCGTCGAGGTGATCCCCGTCACCGAATCCGACCTCGGCACCCGCGCCACCGCGGCCTTCGCCGCCGGTGACCTGCCGGACGTGATCTATCACCCGCTGCAATACGCGCTGCCCTGGGCCGAGGCCGGCATCCTCGATACGGACGCCGCGACCGACGCGGTCGAAAATCTGGGCGCCGAGACGTTCAGCCAGGGCGCGCTTTCGCTGGCGGCCGTCGACGGGGGCTATGCCTCGGTTCCGGTGGATGGCTGGACGCAGATGATCGTCTATCGCAAGGACCTGTTCGAAGAGGCCGGGCTGAAGGCGCCGGACAGCTATGCCGACGTCCTCGCCGCGATCGAGACGCTGCACAATCCGCCCGAAATGTACGGCTTCGTGGCCGCCACCAAGGTCGACGAGAACTTCATGAGCCAGGTGCTGGAGCACGTGTTCCTGGCCAACGGCGTCAGCGTCGTGGACGACGACGGCGTGGCGGAACTGGAGGTGGCGCCGACGCTCGAGGTCCTCGATTTCTACAAGGCCATCGCCGACGCCTCGCCCGAGGGCGAGCTCTACTGGGACCAGTCGCGCACGCTCTACTTTTCCGGCAACGCGGCCATGATCATCTGGTCCCCCTTCATCCTCGACGAGTTGGCCGGCCTGCGCGACAGCACCCCGCCCACGATCACCGACGACCCGACCTCGTCCGAGCTGGCGTCGCGCACCGGGATCGTGACCAATTTCGCCGGCCCCTCGAACCCCGACGGCGCGGCCTGGGGGGACATCCGCTATTTCGGCATCACCGCCGACGCGGCGACCGAGGCGGCGATGGAGTTCGTCGAATACTCCATGTCCGAAGGCTACGAGGCCACGCTCTCCATCGCGCCCGAGGGCAAGTTCCCGGTGCGGCGCGGCACCGCCGAGGATCCGACCGCCTTCACCGACCTCTGGGCCACGCTCGACGTGGGCGTCGACCGGCGCGCGCCGCTGGGCGAACTCTATGACCCCGCCGTGATCGAGGACATCGTCGCCGGGCTCGACGTGGCGCAGCGCTGGGGCGTCGAGGAGGGGCAACTCGCCACCGCCTCGCGGATCATCAACAGCCAGGCGATCAACCGCGTCGTGCGCCAGTACATCGACGGCGAGATCGAGGGCGAGGCCGCCGTCGCCGCGCTCAACGACGCGATCGCCGCCGTCGAGTGA
- a CDS encoding substrate-binding domain-containing protein: MQGRLDITPSRPRRVRIADVAAEIGITKGTVSRALNGHPDIADGTRARVRRVAQRMGYVPLGTAQAIRTGRCRAIGLVLETEEHDAHRPFLTDFLAGLSQGAAAEAWTLTVATAPLGASLDTYRRLLDERKVDGFVLPRTRRDDPRVAMLRAVDTPFVLFGGHGDPDGCAWFDVDGAAAMRAAAILLARRGHRRIAYVGGHPDYTYSALREEGLRDGMRSAGLDLPEAMIRRGALDRADGAAAAGSLLDAATPPTALVYALDRAALGAWRAARDRGLVIGRDLAVLGYDGDPEGLHAEPPLATWAVDWHRAGARLADLLIRRVRGEPPETLRETMPATFLDRGSASCGAGASPNADRGAAAAESPESTGRNDS; this comes from the coding sequence ATGCAGGGTCGCCTCGACATCACCCCAAGTCGCCCCCGGCGCGTCCGGATCGCCGATGTCGCCGCCGAGATCGGCATCACCAAGGGCACCGTCAGCCGCGCGCTGAACGGCCATCCGGACATCGCCGACGGGACCCGCGCACGCGTCCGCCGCGTGGCTCAACGTATGGGATACGTGCCGCTGGGCACCGCGCAGGCGATTCGCACCGGGCGATGCCGCGCCATCGGGCTCGTGCTGGAGACCGAGGAGCACGACGCCCACCGTCCTTTTCTGACCGATTTCCTTGCCGGCCTGTCGCAGGGCGCCGCGGCGGAGGCCTGGACGCTGACGGTCGCTACGGCCCCGCTCGGCGCGTCCCTGGACACCTACCGCCGGCTCCTCGACGAACGGAAGGTCGACGGCTTCGTGCTCCCCCGCACCCGGCGGGACGATCCGCGGGTGGCGATGCTGCGCGCCGTCGACACGCCCTTCGTGCTGTTCGGCGGTCATGGCGACCCGGACGGATGCGCCTGGTTCGACGTCGACGGCGCCGCGGCCATGCGCGCGGCCGCGATCCTGCTGGCCCGACGCGGCCACCGGCGCATCGCCTATGTCGGCGGGCATCCCGACTACACCTATTCGGCACTGCGCGAGGAAGGATTGCGTGACGGGATGCGCAGTGCCGGTCTGGACCTGCCCGAGGCGATGATCCGTCGCGGCGCGCTCGATCGGGCCGACGGCGCGGCGGCGGCCGGATCGCTTCTGGACGCGGCCACGCCGCCCACGGCGCTGGTCTACGCGCTCGACCGCGCGGCATTGGGCGCCTGGCGGGCGGCCCGCGACCGTGGCCTGGTCATCGGCCGCGACCTGGCCGTCCTGGGCTATGATGGCGACCCCGAGGGGCTGCATGCCGAACCGCCCCTGGCCACCTGGGCGGTCGACTGGCACCGCGCGGGCGCCCGGCTCGCCGACCTGCTGATCCGCCGTGTCCGGGGCGAGCCGCCCGAGACGCTGCGCGAGACGATGCCCGCGACCTTCCTCGATCGGGGCTCGGCCTCGTGCGGGGCAGGCGCGTCGCCGAATGCCGACCGCGGCGCAGCTGCGGCGGAATCACCCGAGTCCACTGGGAGGAACGACTCATGA
- a CDS encoding LysR family transcriptional regulator — MYEWSDIRTFLAVLRHGSAAAAARELATNQTTVSRRIARLETALGLHLFDFGARGAIPTPAALDLRPSAQAMQDTADALARQAGVLARGLSGTIRLTANTTVTPYLVPLIRAFQDRVPEARFDLDTSNRTLSLEEGEVDVAFRPGVTLQGDTLIARKLFTHPWGLYATDDYLSRHGTPANSTDLAGHRYAGYSDRTAEIEPIRTLQTRVTPAGGIVRPDEPAGMVGLLRMGDAIGLLPRGIGDLEPELTFCFTEPDLAVPFWIVAAPESHARPLVREFMRFTPGYIQTAMPNVRPEWSI, encoded by the coding sequence ATGTACGAATGGTCCGACATCCGCACCTTCCTCGCCGTACTGCGCCACGGTTCCGCCGCCGCCGCCGCGCGCGAGCTTGCGACCAACCAGACCACCGTCAGTCGCCGCATCGCCCGGTTGGAGACCGCGCTCGGTCTGCACCTCTTCGACTTCGGCGCGCGCGGCGCGATCCCGACGCCGGCCGCGCTCGACCTCCGTCCCTCGGCGCAGGCGATGCAGGACACGGCCGACGCCCTCGCCCGCCAGGCGGGTGTCTTGGCCCGCGGTCTTTCGGGAACCATCCGGCTGACGGCGAACACGACGGTCACGCCCTATCTCGTGCCCCTGATCCGCGCCTTCCAGGACCGCGTCCCCGAGGCGCGCTTCGATCTCGACACGTCGAACCGTACCCTTTCGCTGGAGGAGGGCGAGGTCGACGTCGCCTTCCGCCCCGGCGTGACCCTGCAAGGCGACACCCTGATCGCGCGCAAGCTCTTCACCCATCCCTGGGGCCTCTACGCGACCGACGACTACCTCAGCCGGCACGGCACCCCCGCGAACTCGACGGACCTCGCCGGCCACCGCTATGCCGGCTATTCCGACCGCACCGCCGAGATCGAACCGATCCGCACCCTTCAGACCCGTGTCACCCCGGCGGGCGGCATCGTCCGCCCGGACGAGCCGGCGGGCATGGTGGGCTTGTTGCGCATGGGCGATGCCATCGGCCTGTTGCCCCGCGGCATCGGCGACCTCGAACCCGAACTGACGTTCTGTTTCACCGAACCCGACCTCGCCGTCCCGTTCTGGATCGTCGCCGCGCCCGAAAGCCACGCCCGCCCCTTGGTCCGCGAATTCATGCGCTTCACCCCCGGCTACATCCAGACCGCGATGCCGAACGTCCGCCCGGAATGGTCGATCTAG
- a CDS encoding tellurite resistance TerB family protein, giving the protein MTDTAFSAQDALVALMITVSASDATIRTSELLTIQSIVNHLPIFADFDEDRMEGIAQTVFDLLEEEDGLDAIFGLIRTALPATHHETAYALACDVAAADGALRQTELRLLREIRYEFEIDTLHAAAIERGARARHLKL; this is encoded by the coding sequence ATGACCGACACCGCCTTTTCCGCGCAGGACGCGCTCGTCGCGCTGATGATCACCGTCTCGGCCTCCGACGCGACCATCCGCACGTCCGAACTGCTGACCATCCAGTCGATCGTGAACCACCTGCCGATCTTCGCCGATTTCGACGAGGACCGGATGGAGGGAATCGCCCAGACCGTCTTCGACCTGCTGGAGGAGGAGGACGGGCTCGACGCGATCTTCGGACTGATCCGCACCGCGCTGCCCGCCACCCACCACGAGACGGCCTACGCGCTCGCCTGCGACGTGGCCGCCGCCGACGGCGCGCTGCGCCAGACCGAACTGCGGCTGCTGCGCGAGATCCGCTACGAGTTCGAGATCGACACCCTGCACGCCGCCGCGATCGAACGCGGCGCGCGCGCCCGGCACCTCAAGCTCTAG
- a CDS encoding lysine--tRNA ligase translates to MTSLRDAAMTSKAWPFEEARKLLKRVERQSKDHVLFETGYGPSGLPHIGTFGEVARTTMVRRAFEVISDIPTRLICFSDDLDGMRKVPDNVPDPAGLRAHLQKPLTSVPDPFGTHESFGHHNNAMLRRFLDTFGFDYEFVSATEFYGSGRFDDVLLRAAARYDDLMAIMLKTLREERRQTYSIFLPIHPETGRVLYVPMKHVDGAAGTVTFDDEDGREWTLPVTGGQVKLQWKPDFGARWAALGVDFEMYGKDHAANTPVYGGICRALGGVPPENFTYELFLDADGHKISKSSGNGLSIDEWLTYAATESLSYFMYQKPKTAKRMHFDVIPKAVDEYHQQLRAFHAANDPDRQAANPVFHIHGGDVPVSDMVVPFSMLLNLASVAGAESKDALWGFINRYAPDASPEANPQMDRAAEGAVRYYNDFVKPVKIYRSPTEAEREALAELRDRLRTWNGPVDDEALQGVVYDVGRARFDPMRDWFKALYQVLLGADQGPRFGGFIALYGVAETADLIDAALAGGLG, encoded by the coding sequence ATGACCAGCTTGCGCGACGCGGCGATGACATCGAAGGCCTGGCCGTTCGAGGAGGCGCGCAAGCTGTTAAAGCGTGTCGAGCGGCAGTCGAAGGACCATGTCCTGTTCGAGACGGGCTACGGTCCGTCCGGCCTGCCGCATATCGGCACCTTCGGCGAGGTGGCGCGTACGACGATGGTGCGCCGCGCGTTCGAGGTGATCAGCGACATTCCGACGCGGCTGATCTGCTTTTCCGACGATCTGGATGGGATGCGGAAGGTGCCCGACAACGTGCCCGACCCGGCCGGCCTGCGCGCGCATCTGCAGAAGCCGCTGACATCCGTGCCCGACCCGTTCGGCACGCATGAGAGCTTCGGCCACCATAACAACGCGATGCTGCGGCGGTTCCTGGACACGTTCGGGTTCGATTACGAGTTCGTATCGGCCACGGAGTTCTACGGCTCGGGGCGGTTCGACGACGTGCTGCTTCGCGCCGCAGCGCGGTATGACGATCTGATGGCGATCATGCTGAAGACGTTGCGCGAGGAGCGTCGGCAGACCTATTCGATCTTCCTGCCGATCCATCCGGAGACGGGGCGTGTCCTCTATGTGCCCATGAAGCATGTGGACGGGGCTGCGGGGACCGTGACCTTCGACGACGAGGACGGGCGCGAATGGACGCTGCCGGTGACGGGTGGCCAGGTGAAGCTGCAGTGGAAGCCCGATTTCGGGGCGCGCTGGGCCGCGCTGGGCGTCGATTTCGAGATGTACGGCAAGGACCACGCCGCCAACACGCCGGTCTATGGCGGCATCTGTCGGGCACTGGGCGGGGTGCCGCCGGAGAACTTCACATATGAGCTGTTTTTGGATGCCGACGGGCACAAGATCTCGAAGTCGTCGGGCAACGGGCTGTCGATCGACGAGTGGCTGACCTACGCGGCGACCGAGTCGCTGTCGTACTTCATGTATCAGAAGCCGAAGACGGCGAAGCGGATGCATTTCGACGTGATCCCGAAGGCGGTGGACGAATATCACCAGCAGTTGCGCGCGTTCCACGCCGCGAACGATCCGGACCGACAGGCGGCGAACCCGGTGTTCCACATCCATGGCGGCGACGTGCCGGTATCGGACATGGTGGTGCCCTTCTCGATGCTGCTGAACCTGGCGAGCGTGGCCGGGGCGGAAAGCAAGGATGCGTTATGGGGATTCATAAATCGTTATGCACCCGACGCGTCGCCCGAGGCGAACCCGCAGATGGATCGCGCCGCCGAGGGGGCGGTGCGCTATTACAACGATTTCGTTAAGCCGGTTAAAATTTACCGATCACCGACCGAGGCCGAGCGCGAGGCCCTGGCCGAGCTGCGCGACCGTTTGCGCACCTGGAACGGGCCGGTGGATGACGAGGCGCTGCAGGGCGTGGTCTATGACGTCGGGCGGGCGCGGTTCGACCCGATGCGCGACTGGTTCAAGGCGCTCTACCAGGTGCTGCTGGGCGCCGATCAGGGGCCGCGCTTCGGCGGGTTCATCGCGCTTTACGGCGTGGCCGAGACGGCGGACCTGATCGACGCGGCGCTGGCGGGGGGGTTGGGCTAG
- a CDS encoding GNAT family N-acetyltransferase, giving the protein MEEREVTYHVLTAKNAPTLRGADVFDKAVDPDMLSAFVSDTGHEMIFAATGADVIGFASGNVLLHPDKPPAFFVSEVGVEAAWRRQGIATALVDRLIRLARDRGCRGIWLATETDNVAARALYRRLAARETGAVVVYDWDGAMDE; this is encoded by the coding sequence ATGGAAGAGCGCGAGGTCACGTATCACGTCCTGACGGCGAAGAACGCGCCGACGCTGCGAGGGGCGGACGTGTTCGACAAGGCTGTCGACCCGGACATGCTGTCGGCATTCGTGTCGGATACGGGGCATGAGATGATCTTCGCCGCGACCGGAGCGGACGTCATCGGCTTCGCCTCGGGCAACGTGCTGCTGCACCCCGACAAGCCGCCCGCCTTCTTCGTGAGCGAGGTCGGGGTCGAAGCGGCGTGGCGCCGGCAGGGCATCGCAACCGCGTTGGTGGATCGTTTGATCCGCCTGGCGCGGGATCGCGGATGCAGGGGGATCTGGCTGGCGACGGAGACCGACAACGTGGCGGCACGCGCGCTCTATCGCCGCCTGGCCGCGCGGGAGACGGGTGCGGTGGTCGTCTATGATTGGGACGGCGCGATGGACGAATGA
- a CDS encoding DUF4864 domain-containing protein, giving the protein MKVLATVMVLAASAVQADEGAIRGVIGDQIEAFKADDFDTAFTYAAPNIRGMFGTSENFGTMVRRGYPMVWQPGSVEYLGARDNGATWRQEILITDGAGRLHKLAYLMVETPDGWKIAGVQILAAPEVGA; this is encoded by the coding sequence ATGAAGGTTCTGGCGACGGTGATGGTTCTGGCGGCCTCGGCCGTGCAGGCGGACGAGGGTGCGATCCGCGGCGTGATCGGCGACCAGATCGAGGCGTTCAAGGCCGATGATTTCGACACCGCCTTCACATACGCGGCACCGAATATCCGCGGGATGTTCGGCACGTCCGAGAATTTCGGCACGATGGTGCGGCGGGGCTATCCGATGGTCTGGCAGCCCGGATCGGTCGAATATCTGGGTGCGCGCGACAACGGCGCGACCTGGCGGCAGGAGATCCTGATCACCGACGGCGCGGGGCGCTTGCACAAGCTGGCCTATCTGATGGTCGAGACACCCGACGGCTGGAAGATCGCCGGCGTGCAGATCCTGGCCGCGCCGGAGGTGGGCGCCTGA
- a CDS encoding glycosyl hydrolase family 28-related protein: MGATPILPGCYYRITVRVKAVAGNLPRVRAAATPVKANGQVASGPVTHGAEVPLNAYGRIATVTAIVGTGNRGGVDMAWDAGVAYAHLGFDLVGGNGGSVRVDDIAVEDVTGAFLRDMMDWVDVRDYGAKGDGTSDDTDAFHAADAAAEGRSVLVSRGVYRLEDHVTFNAPVRFEGRVEMPVSKRLSLTRNFELNSYVDAFGDEEEGFRRAIQALFHFTDHDTLDMMGRRVSLTQPLDVQAAVHGKDTYANQRSIRNGQLDIRDTPAFDTETVTAGCDFDPADPRELSNVANVANVPVGALVTAAQGVGREVYVSSVDVNRRTVRLSAALWGAPGRQTYTFRRFKYALDFSGFSVLQRFSLENVEFLMADRCSGILLPTGGLIFHVKDCFFTGPRDRAITSHHEGCQGMLIDRCQFLSSEQAKDVPDRHTIAFNVNKNDVKVRNNRAVRFKHFAVMGGSGHIVSGNHFFQGDSNSGGQRTAGIVFAEAQAKTVFVANYVDNCYLQWTNEHDGHPDFQSELSFGGLQIIGNILFSSNVTAGYRPIHIKPFGAGHFINGLTITGNNFKTIQGQALDRVDFVDTTHAPLDTARFVDVNVHSNTFQAVRKQFQNPITAPLVENSAQSTWELDLSDFMPFGGEVRVVTAVQPDGPILDAANGTVWTMPHARGQVGGDRQSVRVAWSEAVKGKVFVTARCDAPT, from the coding sequence ATGGGTGCGACGCCGATCCTTCCGGGCTGCTACTATCGGATCACGGTGCGGGTGAAGGCGGTGGCCGGGAACCTGCCGCGCGTGCGGGCCGCCGCAACGCCGGTCAAGGCGAACGGCCAGGTCGCGAGCGGGCCCGTCACCCATGGCGCGGAGGTGCCGCTGAATGCCTATGGCCGCATCGCCACGGTCACCGCGATCGTCGGCACCGGCAACCGCGGCGGCGTGGACATGGCCTGGGACGCGGGCGTCGCCTATGCCCATCTGGGTTTCGACCTGGTCGGCGGCAACGGCGGATCGGTCCGGGTGGACGACATCGCCGTCGAGGACGTCACCGGGGCCTTCCTGCGCGACATGATGGACTGGGTCGACGTGCGCGACTACGGCGCGAAGGGCGACGGGACGAGTGACGACACGGACGCGTTCCACGCCGCCGACGCGGCCGCGGAGGGGCGGTCGGTGCTGGTGTCGCGGGGCGTGTATCGCCTGGAGGATCACGTCACGTTCAACGCGCCGGTGCGGTTCGAGGGACGGGTCGAGATGCCCGTGTCCAAGCGCCTGAGCCTGACGCGGAACTTCGAGCTGAACAGCTATGTCGATGCGTTCGGCGACGAGGAGGAAGGATTCCGCCGCGCGATCCAGGCCCTGTTCCACTTTACCGATCACGACACGCTGGACATGATGGGCCGGCGTGTGTCGCTGACGCAGCCGCTGGACGTGCAGGCGGCCGTCCATGGCAAGGACACCTATGCCAACCAGCGGTCGATCCGGAACGGACAGCTGGACATCCGCGACACGCCGGCCTTCGACACCGAGACGGTCACCGCGGGCTGCGATTTCGATCCGGCCGACCCGCGCGAGCTGTCGAACGTGGCCAATGTCGCCAACGTGCCGGTCGGCGCACTGGTGACCGCCGCGCAAGGCGTGGGGCGCGAGGTCTATGTCTCGTCGGTCGACGTGAACCGCCGGACCGTGCGCCTGAGTGCCGCGCTCTGGGGGGCGCCGGGACGGCAGACCTATACGTTCCGCCGGTTCAAATACGCGCTGGATTTCAGCGGGTTCAGCGTGTTGCAGCGGTTCTCGCTCGAGAATGTCGAGTTCCTGATGGCGGATCGGTGCTCGGGCATCCTGCTGCCGACGGGGGGTCTGATCTTCCACGTCAAGGACTGCTTCTTCACCGGCCCGCGCGACCGCGCGATCACCAGCCATCACGAAGGCTGCCAGGGCATGCTGATCGACCGGTGCCAGTTCCTGTCGAGCGAGCAGGCCAAGGACGTCCCCGACCGGCACACGATCGCGTTCAACGTCAACAAGAACGACGTCAAGGTGCGCAACAACCGAGCGGTGCGGTTCAAGCATTTCGCCGTCATGGGCGGGTCGGGCCACATCGTCAGCGGCAACCACTTCTTTCAGGGCGACAGCAACAGCGGCGGGCAGCGCACGGCCGGGATCGTCTTCGCGGAGGCGCAGGCCAAGACGGTCTTCGTCGCGAACTATGTCGACAACTGCTATCTGCAGTGGACCAACGAGCATGACGGCCATCCCGACTTCCAGTCGGAGCTGTCGTTCGGCGGCCTTCAGATCATCGGGAACATCCTGTTTTCGTCGAACGTCACCGCGGGGTACCGCCCGATCCACATCAAGCCTTTCGGGGCCGGGCATTTCATCAACGGGCTGACCATCACCGGCAACAACTTCAAGACCATCCAGGGGCAGGCGCTGGACCGTGTCGATTTCGTCGACACCACGCATGCGCCGCTGGACACGGCGCGCTTCGTCGATGTGAACGTCCATTCCAACACGTTCCAGGCGGTGCGCAAGCAGTTCCAGAACCCGATCACGGCGCCGTTGGTCGAGAATTCGGCCCAGTCGACCTGGGAGTTGGACCTGTCGGACTTCATGCCGTTCGGCGGCGAGGTCCGCGTGGTTACCGCCGTGCAGCCTGACGGGCCGATCCTCGACGCGGCGAACGGGACGGTCTGGACCATGCCCCATGCCCGCGGACAGGTGGGCGGCGACCGCCAGTCTGTCCGCGTGGCCTGGTCGGAGGCGGTGAAGGGCAAGGTCTTCGTCACCGCCCGTTGCGACGCCCCGACCTGA